A window of Chanodichthys erythropterus isolate Z2021 chromosome 16, ASM2448905v1, whole genome shotgun sequence genomic DNA:
GAGGGTCCACCCTAAGAAATCCtttgatttcctttttttttttattattttatttgtaccGTTTTTACTTTATGTCCCACAAAATTATCAAAACAAATGTTAATTCGGAAATTAAAAACTTGCTCATCATAGAGGTAGTGATGGTAtgtatgaattgcattttaatgTACAGTGTTTTAATAGATAGTTAATATATAATAGTTAATAGATAGgacaaaaatcatatttaatttttgtgtcTAATATAAGTTTAAAACAACATTAGAGTAGATGaagaaaagttattttgaatGGATAGGGATAAACTGATACAATTCTATCATTATTTACTTCCCACTCATGTTACTCCAAACCGATTTTGTGACCATTGACTTACATTAAATGGACAAAATaacaatgctaaaaaaaaaaatattgttttcccAGAAGTCAGTCAATCATACAAGTTTTAAACAACATGATGGTTGTtgaataaatgatgaaagaattgtcatttttgggtgaactgtccctttaaggcatgaaagatttaaaggtgccctagaatcaaaaattgaatttatattggcatagttaaataacaagagttcagtacatggaaaagacatacattgagtttcaaaccccattgcttcctccttcttatataaatctcatttgtttaaaagacttccggaaaacacgcggatctcaacataacaccgactgttatgtaacagttaggatcattaatatgtatgaccccaatatttgcatatatgccagcccatgttcaaggcattagacaaggaaaggcagtattaacgtctggatctgtgcacagacaaggtaagcaagaacaacagcgaaaaatggcagatggagcaataataacctacatgatccatgatagcatgatatttttagtgatatttgtaaattgtctttcttaaTGTTTCATtagtatgttgctaatgtaccgttaaatgaggttaaagttactatcgtttcttactgtattcatggagataagagccgtcgctattttcatttttaaacacttgcagtctgtataatgcataaacacaacttcattctttgtaaatctcttcaacagtgtagcattagccgttagccacagaacatagcctcaaactcattcagaatcaaacgtaaacatcaaaataaatactttactcacataattcgaagcatgcatacagcatgaatgacgaacatcttgtaaagatccatttgagggttatattagctgtgtgaactttgcactgtaatatagttgagagctcgtGTGTCAGGAAGCAcgccatttaaaggggcggcgctgccaaaatcaatgtatagttaatgatgccccaaaataggcagttaaaaatattaatttaaaaaaatctatggggtattttgagctgaaacttcacagacacattcaggagacacctcagacttatattacatcttgtgaaaaagcattcttgggcacctttaagattcaTTACGACTGTATTTAATGTGCTCTTGTCTGTGACATTGCACTGACCGACACTCTCTTTCACCTGGGCAGCTGTTTTGATGCTAGACGATGACACATTGGTCAGTGTTCCCGATATCAGCTTTGCATTTTCTGTCTGGAAGGTAATGTGTTGTGTTATTGACATTCAGTGGAGATATTTTCTGAAAGCAATTCTAGGAAACTTGATCTGTGTCTTGATCTGAGACACATACCCTAACTTGTTATCACTTCAAATTTTGTTGTAGCAATTCCCGGATCAGATTGTGGGATTTGTTCCACGGAAGCATGTGACCACAGCATCTGGAGTGTACAGCTATGGCAGCTTTGAGCTTCAGGATCCAGACAAAGGTGGAGGTGACAGGTGAGACTGGGAAAATTGCTGCATTTCCAAGTTAATGCAAAAGTCTATACGAAACTTCATCTGTGTCTGGACTTATTGTGCTTgattcattgaaacacattaggaaaaaatgtataaatttcttCACTCTGAATCTGAAACAAGTTTCCTTTTGCCAGCATGGCAAAGCATTGCCCCCTGGTGGTTGGCTGCaatataggtcataaaccccgccctctccatgtaTTAGAATGGGACACGAGCCAAACTAAAAAATtcaattacacttcaaatacaTTCTTTTCTGTAATTTTAGGTAGTTCTTATCACGCAGACATATGTTCGTGTTTGTTttccattaaagggatagttaacccaaaaatgacaattctgtcatcatttactcaccctcaagttgtttcaaacctgcataaatttctttgttctgttgaacacaaaggaagatattttaaagaaagtttgtaaccaggccactttggtgcaccattgacttccatagtaggaaaataaatactatggcagtcaatgatgccccagaactgttcagttacccatattcttcaaaatatcttcctttgtttatttatacaggtttattttgaaatttatacaggtttggaataacctgagggtgagtaaattcatttttgggtgaataaagtttggttttatttagttatttaatgCTATAAAATGGGGTGTaatgtcatgattgacagctgtgctTTGAGGATGCGTttgaaatgattatttttttattccctTCCCTCCATCTTGTTCATtgggatgtacgtcattgcttatgTTGCACGAGAGCCCACTACTGGCAGAACATTTGCAATGTTTTTAAATGGAACATCCTAAACCCTTGGAATCCactatggagctgatttattatttacagtttttttttttttttccccccttattAATTTTATGCTGCATTCTATAAGCCTGTATGTATGCTTGGGctgttggaaaaaaatattacaaaatgttacaaaacaaaCGAAAAtgataacaatacaataaactaTAACTGTATGGGTGAGAGTATGGGCTAAGGATCACAAATGAATTATGAAATTGGTGCACAATGTCAACTGCCATTTCTGGGATAACTTGGCttgttgtcatttattactcactctcatgtcattctgtacctgtaagaccttcattcatcttcagaacacaaattaagatgttgttgaaatccaatggctcagtgaggcctctattgaaaGCAAAgtcattcaaactctcaaggtccataaaggtactaaaaacatatttgaaacagttcatgtgagtacactgGTTCTATCTTAACAtcataaagtgacaagaatactttttgtgctccaaaaaaacaaaataaagacttttcaacaatatagtgatgggccgatttcaaaacactgcttcacaaatgagctttacgaatcgaataaGTGAATCAGTGCGCCAAAGTCACGTTATTTCGGCAGTATAGCCGTTTggtaggagatccgaatcactaattcgaaacacaagattcataaagctcagcaGCTTCATGAAgcggattttcatttttgtgtgagctaaccctttaagttattcATAACGAAGTACTCAAGAACTTAATATTTACGAGTTGATAATGTATTCAGAAATATGATTTACCTTGGAAAATAAGACATCCAATTGAAACTTCTCTTGAAAATTGTATAAAGGTTTACAAAACGATTTAAAACCaacatgaaagaatacaaagaacACATTTCTAAGAACTCGGTACATGTGTTTTAAGATGTATTTTTGATgttaactgaataaaaaaaaagctgaaataaaatgcaaatttgtTCAGCATAAAAGTCACAACCTCATAAAACAAACGAATAAATGCCATTTTATCTTTCCGTTAGCTATTCAATGATCCTAGTGGGTGCGGCCTTCTTCCATCGGCGCTTTCTGAAACTGTTCCAAGATCAGCCAGGTGAAGTGCACACTCTGGTGGACGAAACCCAGAACTGTGACGACATCGCCATGAACTTTGCTGTGGCACATCAACTCTCACTGGTGTCCGGACTGAAGCGCCCCTCTGGGGTGTTCGTGAAGCCTGTAGATATGCGTAATTTGGAGAAGGAAGCCAGCAGCGGGTATGTGGGCATGTGGCACAGAGCGGAGCACATGCTGCAGCGCTCTTACTGCCTCAACAAGCTGACCCAGATCTACGGGGAAATGCCGCTCAGCCACTCCAACATCATGATCTCACAGTTCGGCTTTCCCAGCTATGCTAATCACAAGAGCAGGATATGATGTCAGCACATTTGAGAGACAGGTGCAATCTCAATTATGAGATATTAGGTCATCTTTTTGGACAAATGTCATGCCTGGCAATTTTAGACCCTTGGAAGTGCACATCTCACCTAAAACATGAGTTTGTCCAACTTGCAAACCTTTTGCCAGGTTTGATGGATTTTTGCAATGGTAACATTTCTACATTCTCAGGTCTTGAAgcttttacatttatataaatttaggCTTAGATACTTAATTTTTGGGGGGGAGTAAGaattgtaaaattaaaaaagttgcaattatccttttttgttttttattcccTGGAGGAAACAAGCTGCCATAGAAACAGACCAGCAAACAAACCAAATAACAACATTCATGTGCTTATATTGCTAAACTTTTCTATTAGTGCCTCCAGCAATACAGGATAAAATGTGTGCCTTTACCAACATAGTGTAATGTAGATGGTTTGCTGAAGATTTGAAGATTCATAGATTCATCTTATTacaggatggatggatggatggaatgtcAGTATCATATTGGTTTACATCTTCACACTGCACactggttttgcttcaggatCCAGATTTTCATTGGACATCAAGTATACAGTACCAAAATTGTTTATGAAagtaaaaagagagagagagatagcaTATCAATATAAACTAATAGAAccaacaatataaaataatttatttgaaagtggttACATGGAAAACAGTGCTATATGTATAAACAACAGAAGACGTGCATGTTCGCAGTGATTGCTGTAAATGGAGCCAAAATATAACTGCCATGCCATGAAATATTTCCTGAGAACAAAGCTGATTTTTTCTGAGCAGAATCCTGTAATTAAAGTCTTATCTCACATGGGGGGAAAGGCTCAAAGTGAAAGGAAAAGTGTGATAATTCCCCTCAACAATGTGTAACAATGTTTACACCCTTTAAAAGTGtctcatgtttgtttgttttggactctgtttgattttcaTTGGCtcctgtgtttgtttgttcttaGTTCTTGGCACTCATCAGTCTGTAAGGTCAGCGTCATTATGCGTTcatgcactctaaaaactgctgggttaaataggGGCacatttgtggggtattttaagctgaaacttgaccagaccagagacttatattacatcatgtgaaagagggcataataggtgccttttaacccaacctgctgagtttgtccatattttaccgagcttgggttgcttttaacccatcattttgtagagtgtgtttatCAGCTGTGTATTGTTAATTTCCTTGTTATCTGCACTTAAGTTCCTGCCTTTCTATTGTTCTTGGTCCGTCTCATTTCAGTTTCCGTATCCCTGTCAGTTTGGATTCTGTTATTAAACCTTGTACTGGAAAGTTACTCCTCTTCGTCTGTGTCTGCATGCCAACACGTTATGTTACTAAAAGTCTGTACAAATCCAGAAATTAAACATATAACTGAACTGTTTGATGAATTAACTTTCACTTTTGATAGCATGTGTTCGGAAGCAGATAAAGCAGATTACAACCAGTCTGTTCATTGTGCTTCCTTGGAAGGAAATCCAGGATAATATTACTTATATGCAATGTCCATGATGACACGTGAAAATagatcaaaatatttaaaaaagactGTTTATATTGGGTCTGGTCCACTTTGGATTGTCTCTTTCTTTCCCCTTCAGACTAATAGGCCTAAATCTTTCCAAGGCTACTGGGTTTGACAACATCCCTGCCAGATCTTATTAATgtatctatttaaaaaaaaaaaaaaaaaaaaaaaaaaaaatcatttcccCAGTAATTTTAAGGTGGCAAGAGTGATACCTTTATATAAAAAGGGGCCCTGGAAATTTTCGCCCTCTATCTATCTTGTGTTCAATATCAAAAATTGTGGAAAGGCTCATTTATGAGCAAATAGACAGTTATTTAGCAGAACACAGCCTTTTATTTGACTTCCAATCAGGTTTTCCACTGATACCTGTCTGCTTTATCTTACAGACTTTATAAGGAAAGAGGTAGAAAAGGGGAATTATTGTGGCATGGTGTTAATAGACCTTCAAAAGGCCTTTGATGATGTCCTTTTGAATAAACTAAAAGCCCTAGGATTTTCTCCTGCATCTCTTCAGTGGGTGAGGTCATACCTGGTGGGCAGAGAACAGGTGGTAGATGTGGAAGGTCCTTGTCCTCACCACTTAAATTAACTTGCGGAGTTCCCCAGGGGAGTATTTTGGGTCCTCTTTTTTTCTATTATATGTCGTCAGCTATAAActgtaatttgtttttatttgcagATGACTCAGCTATTCTAGTCTCTCATAAAGACAAATCAGAGGTTGAAAGGCTGCTTAGTTCAGAACTCCTTAACCTCAGTGTCTGGCTAACAGACAACAAGTTGTCTATCCACCTTGGGAAAACAGAGTCAATTCTTTTTGGGTCCAGAGATAAACTGAAAAAGGCTATTGGTTTTAGGGTAGTCGTAGGTATTGTTGAAATTACAGCCAAGGAAGCAGTTACTTACTTGGGCTGTATATTAGATAACAAACTGTCAGTGGAGCTTATGGCTCGAAAAATTATCTTAAAGGTAAGCTAAAGGAATAAGTTCCTGATAAGAATATCCAGCCTCTTAGatagtaaaacattaaaaatactgGCTGATGCGCTTGTTCAATGCCATCTTGACTATGCCTGTACATCTTGGTACACAGACACTACTAAAGATCTTAAAGACAAGCTACAGATCTGTCAAAATAAACTAATCAGAGTGATCCTTAAATTACACCCTAGAACTCATCTTCATCCTGACCATTTCTCAAGTCTTGGGTGGCTCAGAGTGGAGGAGAGGGTTTCTCAACTTAAACTGTGTTTAGTTTATAAGATAAGAAATAATGTGGCACCCAAGTATTTATGTGATTACTTTTCAAAAATTAGTGATACGCACAATTACTGCACCAGGGGGAGTTCCACAGATTACAGGCCCTGCCGCTTTAAGAGCTGTGTGGGAAAGTACTCTTTCCTATACTCTGCAGCTGTCTTGTGGAATGGTTTACCTTTAAACCTTAAACTGTTGAGCTCTTCCTATTATCATTTTAAATCTTCAATAAAAAATTGGTTATTAaacttaaaaagagaaaaaaaaaaagaaaaaagtaaggAAATAGAAACCCTTGAAGTAGTAGGAATAGTGTATTGACTTGTGTATCTGCTTGTCTTTTGGgaattgtgtttttattttgtgtttttggtttatttttttttatttttttgtatttttatgctCCCTTTCTTCATTGTCCTCAATGTTGTTAGTACATGTACTGTTACTCATCTTCCATCTTAAGGACCACAATGGAAATAAGCCTATGggctttttgtgtttttatccTTTTGAACACTTCGTGCTGAttgttgttgttcaataaaatattcattcaatcaatcaatcaatagtTTTGTTGACTACAGTTGTGGGCCTACAGTAAGACATTTGCCCAAAATTTGTCTCCGACAGCAAAATTGTGGTCAAAGTGCGAACTCTACTTTGTGCTGATAGATAAGCTTGAGAAACCAACAATAGTAAAACAAAAACTGCTTTCCTGCCAGTCTCCCTGTCTGTATCCTTGTCAAAAAGGGGAGAAAAttgatttcaaaacaaaaagCCATCAACACTGAGCATCTCATTAGGAAGGCTCATGAGAGATCCTGAAACAGCTCAGGATGTTAGAGGTCAGTCAACACCTACTTAATTAAATCTATACAGTCATTATAGAATGAAGTGCATAGACAAAACAACACAGACAAACATTGTTATAAAAACTTCACTCGATCTTTTGTTCTTTTCTATTCATATATTTAGAAATTTGGGTTTATCAACTGGGAGATATATTTCCACACTGTAATGAATTGCTATAAAAAAGTACAGCATGATTTTGCAGAAAGATGGCTGTATTTCAATAATACAGTAGATTACTGTGAACATAGATGCATTCTGggggggagggggagggggggggggttggggatgtaaatgtaaaaataaaattgtaatgaGTAAAAAGTAAAAGTGATGTGATTAAGTAAAAGTATCAGTTCAGTTTAAATTGCACTCGAGTAAACTAGAATCCCACAAAATAATACTTAAGTAATCAAGTAAAATCACTCAATAAAACCCCCGAAGGCACTTACTGCAGCAGTCCATTTTTACGCCTGTAGTGTTGGATCAAAAATGGAACTATCCTGAAGAGATTCCTGACTTTGATGAGAGCAGAAAGAACAATGCCTGCAAAAATTATCAGGCTAAATTAGATTACgttacattgtttttgaaggaaAAGGGAAAGTTAGTGCAGAGTTTATAGGGAAGTGAATTTCCATCCATCTCTGCcaagataaaaaacaaaaagttttgttttttttggtagtGAGCCAATGCACTAAAACAATGAATATGTAAAACTGCATGTTCTCTGCAGTTTTAGGCTATTTGCTGAATATCCTATGTGCAGTTATGTGCAGACTTATTAGAAAGTATTTGGCAAAGTATAGAGTTTATCATCAACTATCAGAtggatattcatatttcattatCAGTTTGATGTCAAGAACATTATGCAAGATAACCTAAGGAAATGAGGTTAAGTAGAgaatagttctcccaaaaatgaacattctgtcatcatt
This region includes:
- the extl2 gene encoding exostosin-like 2, translating into MRIHWCCCRLLGRVRTHFIISSIVLLLLAGVSLTFLLPNNEDSSILQQLRRRSNTSFTLPDPGDSFTIIMQTYNRTDILLRLLNHYQAVPNLQCIIIVWNNPGEPPPRKLWDALGPHPVPVFFKEQSVNRMRNRLQPHPEIKTDAVLMLDDDTLVSVPDISFAFSVWKQFPDQIVGFVPRKHVTTASGVYSYGSFELQDPDKGGGDSYSMILVGAAFFHRRFLKLFQDQPGEVHTLVDETQNCDDIAMNFAVAHQLSLVSGLKRPSGVFVKPVDMRNLEKEASSGYVGMWHRAEHMLQRSYCLNKLTQIYGEMPLSHSNIMISQFGFPSYANHKSRI